A genomic stretch from Augochlora pura isolate Apur16 unplaced genomic scaffold, APUR_v2.2.1 APUR_unplaced_47, whole genome shotgun sequence includes:
- the LOC144477871 gene encoding uncharacterized protein LOC144477871, translated as MEDEGIEHVRVAIATPRANGQVERYNRIIGPMLAKLSTSPGKWDRILEFVEFAINNTVCRSTNETPCQLLFGRNQFGIVNDKLRVILEARSNEDRDLVGKRNAATQAIEKSQQINEQIYNRTHKNATLYKLGDYVMIRNRDITPGINKKLIPKFRGPYEVKKVLDKDRYVVEDIDGFQLTRVPFSGIVGPDQMKPWVRL; from the coding sequence atggaAGATGAAGGCATAGAACATGTTCGGGTTGCTATCGCAACGCCTCGTGCTAATGGTCAAGTAGAGCGATACAATCGCATTATTGGTCCTATGTTAGCAAAATTAAGTACAAGTCCTGGAAAATGGGATCGAATACTTGAGTTTGTAGaatttgctataaataatacCGTTTGCCGTTCCACAAACGAAACTCCCTGTCAACTGCTTTTTGGAAGGAATCAATTCGGAAtagtaaatgataaattacgAGTAATTCTTGAAGCACGAAGTAACGAAGACAGAGACCTGGTAGGAAAACGTAATGCAGCTACACAAGCTATAGAAAAAAGCCAGCaaattaatgaacaaatatataatcgtACACATAAAAACGCAACTCTGTATAAACTCGGTGATTATGTTATGATAAGAAATCGAGACATTACAcccggtataaataaaaagctgATCCCAAAATTCCGAGGCCCATATGAAGTAAAAAAAGTTTTAGATAAAGATAGATATGTTGTGGAAGACATTGACGGATTTCAACTGACGAGAGTTCCATTTTCAGGAATCGTCGGACCGGACCAAATGAAACCATGGGTCCGTCTCTAG